The Cucumis melo cultivar AY chromosome 6, USDA_Cmelo_AY_1.0, whole genome shotgun sequence genome includes a region encoding these proteins:
- the LOC103503078 gene encoding uncharacterized protein LOC103503078, translating into MAENSQSFGNKASELDNSLIKEVSELKSQMLNMTTLLTSFVLGTPLKVTKCGVCGLVGHQNDKCPEVIEDVNIVRRYDPHGNTYNSGWRDNPNLRWGNDNQKHTHAPSTSSTQGTNLEDIIKALATNTLSFQQEMKQQMTQLTTTTSKMDGKGKLSAQPGHANVSVISLRSGKILDTPTSKEKKVTSKPLPLNSKNESKEEKVETNPSPSNSKNDKSPLNDFTPYIPKPPFPSRLTPKEKETPKEEELLEMFRKVQINLPLLDAIQQVPWYAKFLKELCTNKRKTKERPMVTQNVSALLKSNIPEKCNDPGMFSLPCVIGNRLISHVMLDLGASINVTPYNVFKDLELNNLQKTSVCIQLADDLLFHH; encoded by the coding sequence ATGGCAGAAAATTCTCAAAGCTTTGGGAATAAAGCATCGGAGCTTGACAATTCTCTAATAAAAGAGGTAAGTGAATTAAAATCACAAATGTTAAATATGACTACTCTTCTTACTTCTTTTGTACTAGGTACTCCTCTTAAAGTAACAAAGTGTGGAGTTTGTGGCTTGGTTGGTCATCAAAATGACAAATGTCCCGAGGTGATCGAGGATGTAAACATTGTTCGAAGATATGACCCCCACGGTAATACATACAATTCGGGGTGGAGAGACAACCCAAACTTAAGATGGGGGAATGACAACCAAAAGCACACACACGCACCATCCACCTCTTCAACGCAAGGTACGAATCTTGAAGATATTATCAAAGCTTTGGCAACTAACACTCTTTCTTTTCAACAAGAGATGAAACAACAAATGACTCAGCTTACTACAACCACAAGTAAGATGGATGGGAAAGGCAAACTTTCAGCTCAACCGGGCCATGCTAATGTAAGTGTCATTTCACTAAGGAGTGGTAAGATTCTTGACACTCCCACCTCCAAAGAGAAAAAGGTAACTTCCAAACCCTTACCTCTTAATAGTAAGAATGAGTCCAAGGAAGAAAAGGTTGAAACAAACCCCTCACCATCTAATTCTAAAAATGATAAATCTCCTCTTAATGATTTTACTCCTTACATACCTAAACCTCCTTTTCCCTCTAGGTTGACTCCAAAAGAGAAGGAAACACCCAAGGAGGAAGAACTCTTGGAGATGTTTAGAAAGGTGCAAATAAACTTGCCCCTTCTCGATGCAATCCAACAAGTCCCGTGGTATGCAAAGTTTCTAAAGGAGTTGTGTACCAACAAgaggaaaacaaaagaaagaccaATGGTAACTCAAAATGTTTCGGCTCTTCTTAAGAGTAATATTCCAGAAAAATGCAATGACCCCGGTATGTTTTCTCTACCTTGTGTAATAGGAAATAGGCTAATTTCTCATGTAATGCTTGACTTAGGAGCATCCATAAATGTCACGCCATACAATGTCTTTAAAGATCTAGAACTCAATAATTTGCAAAAAACTAGTGTATGCATACAACTAGCGGATGATCTCTTATTTCACCATTAG